In Megalobrama amblycephala isolate DHTTF-2021 linkage group LG10, ASM1881202v1, whole genome shotgun sequence, one DNA window encodes the following:
- the phf3 gene encoding PHD finger protein 3, translated as MDIVGGPFNHLVPSDQLDDSLLLGQNLECEASDEFETGQGHPEDSLKNMLSDKDPMFGSASAQFHLLENEDVNFKLGSSADADHDMTAAGVSQSQSDGEHSQSSFSRGRRHAGPLQRRQTASRGRVKGRRPGPARKAAESNEQESTCSGNSDGDKSLAEKREALLSRRFGIHEVDSSMNPVVVLRRLTVTVGGYKIELLPGPSHAFGSFSTSDLQSLGFQEDGITADGLALDLGQNQDEVAQELDNSTQEVVGEVSVGQPASDDMPMDFGPYVNPNEVQDTNSTMSLKPSMNNATPGDTKINDQINTQKLSAHKKGNKNGTAVQPAVKKLLKHKQALSAAKNKPSHLTRPGLLQKVSRHPRDKKIHTSQPESQKGKPGKVGLKRPGEPLAPKSASKIQKLQDGHPAHQTTSPSVPVSPTISRKPSSVSGPGVKSVQSPHPLKKPQNPPTPVNKTNPPVTNSQGDEEQEKVKIKKAEKIQQRHKSRNSRSISIEEPQLFIPDNAPVVKKEAEGEPPPESETVWDPSKHCGLCKKPHNNRFMVGCGRCDDWFHGDCVGLDLAKVQQMEKEDQEYVCLKCCAEEDGKTGVQATEQSDDKLSAKQKQRPQQSVTAGGIRPFRKDVGERRPSEDSMPRGPNVKHEAKKVKISHVSSKKPSTGQIRRSVRDSLEEILLKRLKESDLKISLDKPAELARRTEKELFALFQGVDSKYKNKYRSLTFNLKDAKNNVLFKRVLKGEVSPADLVRMTAEELASKELAAWRQRENRHTIEMIEKEQREVERRPITKITHKGEIEIENQEPAKAPEAIEAEPEPVPKAAEVPEEKPPETKADSPKKSIDTTNLHKSHLFDLNCKICTGRMAPPTEEAATKVVKVATTVVRRQSSATDESQHSSTTPTSALMDDLSLRAMEEGLLNFLPESRSDGLSSKEDTATFLSNLESLWGGFVDMPAVARFLTKAYPVSGILDHLTQDLPDNIQVGGRISPQIVWDYVEKIRASGTKEICVIRFTPDTEEDEISYTLLYAYFSSRRRYGVVANNRKQVKDMYLIPLGSTEKIPHQIVPFDGPGLETNRPNVLLGLVIRQRLKRDFGVILPSDVSEAPSFLAESKSQVDYTQKAPVAQDVERSFNSGPGSTRKKDTADLIKSVVEEPILDTETEENVSLRFLPGVLKLPGNSASSSSDNVKSDSTTPESKTPTVDNENHAAIHPKPTASAPRLDRFVIKKKDSKAVKTEQVPSSVSLETSTEKKESGVVLSLSDKPADVSTESFLSSLATAKPKEETESGSTVAPATQETSETTSSAVSTDSVTDASCSVPKNEIVSSPTKALKTSPLGILKRVSSSAEPTELKPQQSENNSEKSQQKVTPQPSAQPSEECKAIEDIQAITTISSIGKNEGLKQPRTSFNPKVYSPPIFHSYHPGPPDPQFYPPPANPAPFLPLHPQVPPPFPFPPGPPPPQMFPQSDPRMLTPPWSQTVPPQTIPAPSLTYESSLPTSSPLSKDDKSSEKSYSDLGDKPSRRSEETYRKDSRDRDHYDRHHHKSKHYDRDREKHRERSHSHKERRSKEDRYEKPRERHHSSSSHYRDRDKHRRDSDYEKHRRDSRDRRS; from the exons GACAAACAG CAAGCCGCGGTCGAGTCAAAGGCAGGCGCCCCGGTCCTGCACGAAAAGCAGCCGAGAGCAACGAACAGGAGTCGACATGTAGTGGAAACTCGGATGGAGATAAAAGCCTTGCTGAAAAAAGGGAAGCTCTGCTTAGTCGTCGTTTTGGAATCCATGAGGTTGACTCCTCAATGAATCCAGTTGTTGTGTTACGCCGATTAACTGTTACTGTAGGGGGCTATAAAATCGAACTGCTTCCTGGACCGTCGCATGCATTTGGATCATTTAGCACGAGCGACCTTCAGTCTTTGGGCTTCCAAGAGGACGGCATCACTGCTGATGGCCTCGCACTTGATTTGGGACAAAATCAAGATGAAGTTGCACAAGAACTTGATAATTCCACACAGGAGGTTGTTGGGGAAGTGAGTGTTGGCCAGCCCGCTAGCGATGACATGCCTATGGATTTTGGGCCGTATGTGAACCCCAATGAAGTACAAGACACTAACAGCACCATGTCGCTCAAGCCCAGTATGAACAATGCCACACCTGGAGACACCAAAATAAACGACCAAATCAATACCCAAAAGCTAAGCGCACACAAAAAGGGGAACAAGAACGGCACAGCGGTTCAGCCTGCAGTCAAAAAGCTTCTGAAACACAAACAGGCTCTGTCTGCTGCCAAAAACAAACCGTCTCATCTCACCAGGCCAGGGCTCTTACAGAAAGTATCCAGACATCCCAGagacaaaaaaatacatacgAGCCAACCAGAGAGTCAAAAGGGGAAGCCTGGTAAGGTGGGCTTGAAACGCCCAGGCGAGCCACTCGCTCCTAAGTCAGcctcaaaaatacagaaacttCAGGATGGACATCCTGCGCATCAAACCACAAGTCCGTCTGTCCCGGTGTCCCCGACAATCAGTCGAAAACCTTCGTCTGTTTCTGGCCCTGGTGTCAAGTCAGTGCAGTCTCCGCACCCTCTGAAAAAGCCACAAAATCCTCCCACTCcggtaaacaaaacaaacccaCCTGTGACAAACAGCCAAGGGGATGAGGAGCAGGAGAAGGTCAAGATCAAGAAGGCAGAGAAGATCCAGCAAAGACACAAGAGCAGAAACTCTAGGAGTATCTCAATAGAGGAGCCGCAGCTGTTTATCCCTGATAATGCCCCTGTGGTGAAGAAGGAAGCCGAGGGTGAACCTCCTCCTGAAAGCGAGACTGTGTGGGACCCCAGCAAACACTGTGGATTATGCAAGAAACCTCACAACAACAG GTTCATGGTGGGCTGCGGCCGCTGCGATGACTGGTTTCATGGGGATTGTGTGGGTCTGGATCTGGCTAAAGTTCAGCAGATGGAAAAGGAGGACCAGGAGTATGTGTGCTTGAAGTGCTGTGCTGAAGAGGACGGGAAAACCGGTGTCCAGGCCACAGAGCAGTCAGACGATAAGTTATCTGCTAAACAAAAACAGAGACCCCAGCAGTCGGTCACCGCAGGTGGAATACGACCCTTCCGAAAA GACGTGGGAGAAAGACGACCCTCAGAAGATTCAATGCCAAGGG GACCAAATGTGAAGCATGAGGCGAAGAAAGTTAAAATATCTCATGTAAGCTCAAAGAAACCATCCACTGGACAAATCAGGCGAAGTGTTCGGGACTCACTGGAGGAGATTCTCTTGAAACG ACTGAAGGAGTCTGACTTGAAGATTTCATTGGACAAGCCTGCTGAGTTGGCCAGAAGGACAGAGAAGGAGCTTTTTGCTCTCTTTCAGGGTGTTGATagcaaatacaaaaataaatacagaagtTTGACTTTCAACCTGAAAGATGCAAAAAATAAT GTGTTATTCAAGCGAGTACTCAAGGGAGAAGTTTCCCCTGCTGATTTGGTGCGTATGACTGCAGAAGAGCTGGCCTCTAAGGAACTGGCTGCTTggagacaaagagaaaatcgaCAT ACAATTGAAATGATCGAGAAAGAACAGAGAGAAGTAGAGAGACGCCCCATTACTAAAATCACCCATAAAGGGGAAATTGAAATTGAGAATCAGGAGCCTGCCAAGGCACCAGAGGCCATAGAGGCTGAG CCAGAGCCTGTGCCGAAAGCTGCGGAAGTGCCTGAAGAAAAACCACCCGAGACTAAAGCTGACAGTCCCAAGAAATCTATAGATACCACCAACTTGCACAAGTCTCATCTATTTGACCTCAACTGCAAAATCTGCACAG GTCGCATGGCTCCACCTACAGAGGAAGCCGCTACAAAGGTGGTAAAGGTGGCTACAACAGTTGTGAGGAGGCAGTCTAGTGCGACGGACGAATCTCAGCACTCCTCAACAACACCTACATCAGCACTGATGGACGATCTGTCTTTAAGAGCCATGGAAGAAGGCCTTCTCAACTTTTTGCCTGAATCCAG GTCAGATGGTCTGAGTAGCAAAGAAGATACAGCTACTTTCCTCAGCAACTTGGAGAGTCTGTGGGGCGGCTTTGTTGATATGCCAGCTGTGGCGAGGTTTCTAACAAAAGCTTATCCTGTCTCTGGAATACTGGACCACCTAACACAG GATTTGCCGGACAACATCCAAGTAGGTGGACGAATTTCCCCTCAAATAGTCTGGGACTATGTCGAGAAAATTCGTGCTTCTGGCACAAAG GAAATTTGTGTTATTCGCTTCACCCCCGACACAGAAGAAGATGAGATCTCATACACTTTGTTGTACGCTTATTTTAGCAGCCGTAGAAGATACGGCGTTGTTGCCAACAACCGCAAACAAGTTAAAGACATGTATCTCATTCCTCTCGGCTCCACAGAAAAAATTCCTCACCAGATTGTTCCGTTTGATGGTCCAG GACTGGAGACCAATCGTCCGAATGTTCTTCTTGGATTGGTCATCCGCCAGAGACTGAAAAGGGACTTCGGGGTAATCCTGCCAAGCGATGTCAGTGAAGCTCCAAGTTTCTTGGCAGAAAGCAAATCTCAGGTCGACTACACACAGAAAGCTCCTGTGGCTCAAGATGTGGAGCGAAGTTTTAACAGCGGTCCTGGGAGCACACGGAAAAAAGACACTGCGGACTTAATTAAGTCAGTCGTTGAAGAACCGATATTGGATACGGAGACGGAAGAGAATGTTTCTTTGCGCTTTCTTCCCGGTGTGCTAAAGTTGCCCGGAAACTCGGCATCATCCTCAAGCGACAATGTGAAGAGTGACTCTACAACACCAGAGTCCAAAACTCCAACAGTCGACAATGAAAATCATGCAGCAATCCATCCTAAACCTACAGCCAGTGCTCCTCGACTTGACCGCTTCGTTATCAAGAAAAAAGACTCCAAAGCTGTTAAAACAGAACAGGTGCCATCCAGCGTGAGCCTGGAGACCAGCACAGAAAAGAAAGAGAGTGGAGTTGTACTTTCTCTGAGTGACAAACCTGCAGATGTTTCAACAGAGAGTTTCCTTTCCTCTCTCGCGACCGCTAAACCCAAAGAGGAGACCGAGTCTGGCAGCACAGTTGCACCAGCTACTCAAGAAACAAGCGAAACCACTTCATCAGCTGTATCGACAGATTCTGTTACTGATGCTTCTTGCTCTgtccccaaaaatgaaattgtatCAAGTCCCACCAAGGCTTTAAAAACATCTCCTCTTGGTATTTTAAAGAGAGTGTCTTCATCAGCTGAACCTACGGAGTTAAAACCGCAACAGTCGGAAAATAATTCAGAAAAGTCTCAGCAGAAAGTTACTCCGCAACCATCTGCACAACCCTCTGAAGAGTGCAAAGCCATAGAGGACATCCAAGCCATCACCACAATCTCATCCATTGGGAAGAACGAAGGTCTCAAGCAGCCTAGGACCTCTTTTAACCCTAAAGTTTACAGTCCACCCATTTTTCATTCGTATCATCCCGGTCCACCTGATCCCCAATTTTACCCTCCTCCAGCCAATCCTGCACCTTTCTTACCCCTTCATCCACAGGTTCCTCCACCTTTCCCATTTCCTCCTGGTCCACCACCTCCTCAGATGTTCCCTCAAAGCGATCCTCGCATGCTCACTCCACCTTGGTCTCAAACCGTCCCTCCCCAAACTATTCCTGCACCTTCTCTGACGTACGAGTCCAGCTTACCAACCTCTTCGCCCCTCAGCAAAGACGACAAGAGTTCGGAGAAGTCTTACAGCGACCTGGGCGACAAGCCGTCCAGGCGCTCCGAAGAGACCTATAGGAAGGACAGTAGAGATAGAGACCACTATGACAGACACCATCACAAAAGTAAGCACTACGACAGGGATCGGGAAAAACACAGGGAAAGAAGTCACAGTCATAAAGAGCGCCGCTCGAAAGAGGACAGGTACGAGAAACCGAGAGAACGGCaccacagcagcagcagccaTTACCGGGACAGAGACAAACACAGGCGGGACTCTGATTATGAGAAACACAGGAGGGACTCGAGAGACAGGCGTTCGTGA